Proteins encoded in a region of the Sander lucioperca isolate FBNREF2018 chromosome 4, SLUC_FBN_1.2, whole genome shotgun sequence genome:
- the LOC116050951 gene encoding E3 ubiquitin-protein ligase TRIM21-like isoform X1: MAAVSILQSEDQFLCAICLDVFTDPVSTPCGHNFCKDCITEHWNTSDQELCPMCKKVFNTRPELHVNTFISEMVAQFRQSAQQKARSSSSSEQKVSKPGEVPCDICTGTKLKALKSCLVCLVSYCEIHLEPHLTASRLKRHQLIDPVENLEGRMCTKHNKPLELFCKTDQTCVCMLCTVFDHKMHDVVPLKEGYEGKKAELGKTGAEIQQMIQKRRLKIQEIKHSVDLSEEDADREIAEGVQVFTSLKESVERGLNELISTIKEKQKTTEKQAKAFIKELEQEISELMKRSTEVEQLSCSEDHLHLLQSVQSLNIQQPPPTKDWTEVSVRPSSYEGTVVKAVVQLEETLSKEMKKLLEAELKRVQQYAVDVTLDPDTAHPKLILSDDGKQVNLGDVRKNLPDNPERFSYRVCVLGKQSFSSDRFYFEVQVKGKTEWTLGVVRESIKRKGSITLSPQNGFWTIALRDGNKYEAAADPSVLLSLKSPPQKVGVFVDYEEGLVSFYDVDAAAFIYSFTGCSFTEKLFPFFHTGNNYGGKNSAPLIISPVRVN, encoded by the coding sequence ATGGCTGCTGTGAGCATTCTGCAATCTGAAGATCAGTTTCTGTGCgccatctgtctggatgtgtttaCTGATCCTGTCAGCACACCATGTGGACACAACTTCTGCAAAGACTGCATCACTGAACACTGGAATACTAGTGACCAGGAACTGTGTCCGATGTGTAAAAAGGTTTTCAACACAAGACCTGAGCTGCACGTCAACACTTTCATCTCTGAGATGGTCGCTCAGTTCAGACAGTCAGCTCAACAGAAAgccagaagcagcagcagctcagagcaaaaagtgtccaaaccaggagaagttccctgtgacatctgcactggaaccaaactgaaggccctgaagtcctgcctggtgtgtctggtctcctactgtgagattcacctggagcctcatctGACAGCTTCACGTCTGAAAAGACATCAGCTGATCGACCCTGTGGAGAACCTGGAAGGCAGGATGTGTACGAAGCACAATAAACCTCTGGAGCTGTTCTGTAAGACCGACCAGACATGTGTCTGCATGCTCTGCACTGTATTTGATCACAAGATGCATGATGTTGTTCCTCTGAAAGAAGGATATGAAGGAAAGAAGGCAGAGCTGGGGAAGACAGGGGCAGAAATTcagcagatgatccagaagagacgactgaagattcaggagatcaaacactcagtcgacctcagtgaggaagatgcagacagagagatagcagaaggtgttcaggtcttcacTTCTCTGAAGGAGTCTGTTGAGAGAGGCCTGAATGAGCTCATCAGCACgatcaaagagaagcagaaaacaacagaaaaacaagccaaagctttcatcaaagagctggaacaggaaatctctgagctgatgaagagaagcactgaggtggagcagctctcatgctctgaagaccacctccatcttctccagagTGTCCAGTCCCTAAACATCCAACAACCTCCACCCACCAAGGACTGGACAGAGGTCAGCGTCCGTCCATCATCATATGAGGGGACTGTGGTGAAAGCTGTGGTTCAGCTGGAGGAGACACTCAGTAAagagatgaagaagctgcttgaAGCCGAGCTGAAGAGGGTCCAGCAGTATGCAGTGGATGTGACTCTTGATCCTGATACAGCACATCCTAaactcatcctgtctgatgatGGGAAACAAGTGAATCTTGGTGATGTGAGGAAGAATCTCCCAGACAACCCAGAGAGATTTTCTTATCGTGTTTGTGTTTTAGGAAAACAGAGTTTCTCTTCAGACAGATTTTACTTTGAGGTTCAAGTTAAAGGAAAGACTGAATGGACTTTAGGAGTGGTCAGAGAGTCAATCAAGAGGAAGGGAAGCATCACCCTGAGCCCTCAGAATGGTTTCTGGACTATAGCGTTGAGAGATGGAAACAAGTATGAAGCTGCTGCTGACCCTtcagtccttctctctctgaagtctcctcctcagaaggtgggggtgtttgtggattatgaggagggtctggtctccttttatgaTGTAGATGCTGCAGCTTTTATCTACtcctttactggctgctccttcactgagaaactcttccCATTCTTCCATACTGGTAATAATTATGGTGGTAAAAACTCTGCCCCTCtgatcatctctcctgtcagaGTAAACTAA
- the LOC116050951 gene encoding E3 ubiquitin-protein ligase TRIM21-like isoform X2, protein MAAVSILQSEDQFLCAICLDVFTDPVSTPCGHNFCKDCITEHWNTSDQELCPMCKKVFNTRPELHVNTFISEMVAQFRQSAQQKARSSSSSEQKVSKPGEVPCDICTGTKLKAELGKTGAEIQQMIQKRRLKIQEIKHSVDLSEEDADREIAEGVQVFTSLKESVERGLNELISTIKEKQKTTEKQAKAFIKELEQEISELMKRSTEVEQLSCSEDHLHLLQSVQSLNIQQPPPTKDWTEVSVRPSSYEGTVVKAVVQLEETLSKEMKKLLEAELKRVQQYAVDVTLDPDTAHPKLILSDDGKQVNLGDVRKNLPDNPERFSYRVCVLGKQSFSSDRFYFEVQVKGKTEWTLGVVRESIKRKGSITLSPQNGFWTIALRDGNKYEAAADPSVLLSLKSPPQKVGVFVDYEEGLVSFYDVDAAAFIYSFTGCSFTEKLFPFFHTGNNYGGKNSAPLIISPVRVN, encoded by the exons ATGGCTGCTGTGAGCATTCTGCAATCTGAAGATCAGTTTCTGTGCgccatctgtctggatgtgtttaCTGATCCTGTCAGCACACCATGTGGACACAACTTCTGCAAAGACTGCATCACTGAACACTGGAATACTAGTGACCAGGAACTGTGTCCGATGTGTAAAAAGGTTTTCAACACAAGACCTGAGCTGCACGTCAACACTTTCATCTCTGAGATGGTCGCTCAGTTCAGACAGTCAGCTCAACAGAAAgccagaagcagcagcagctcagagcaaaaagtgtccaaaccaggagaagttccctgtgacatctgcactggaaccaaactgaag GCAGAGCTGGGGAAGACAGGGGCAGAAATTcagcagatgatccagaagagacgactgaagattcaggagatcaaacactcagtcgacctcagtgaggaagatgcagacagagagatagcagaaggtgttcaggtcttcacTTCTCTGAAGGAGTCTGTTGAGAGAGGCCTGAATGAGCTCATCAGCACgatcaaagagaagcagaaaacaacagaaaaacaagccaaagctttcatcaaagagctggaacaggaaatctctgagctgatgaagagaagcactgaggtggagcagctctcatgctctgaagaccacctccatcttctccagagTGTCCAGTCCCTAAACATCCAACAACCTCCACCCACCAAGGACTGGACAGAGGTCAGCGTCCGTCCATCATCATATGAGGGGACTGTGGTGAAAGCTGTGGTTCAGCTGGAGGAGACACTCAGTAAagagatgaagaagctgcttgaAGCCGAGCTGAAGAGGGTCCAGCAGTATGCAGTGGATGTGACTCTTGATCCTGATACAGCACATCCTAaactcatcctgtctgatgatGGGAAACAAGTGAATCTTGGTGATGTGAGGAAGAATCTCCCAGACAACCCAGAGAGATTTTCTTATCGTGTTTGTGTTTTAGGAAAACAGAGTTTCTCTTCAGACAGATTTTACTTTGAGGTTCAAGTTAAAGGAAAGACTGAATGGACTTTAGGAGTGGTCAGAGAGTCAATCAAGAGGAAGGGAAGCATCACCCTGAGCCCTCAGAATGGTTTCTGGACTATAGCGTTGAGAGATGGAAACAAGTATGAAGCTGCTGCTGACCCTtcagtccttctctctctgaagtctcctcctcagaaggtgggggtgtttgtggattatgaggagggtctggtctccttttatgaTGTAGATGCTGCAGCTTTTATCTACtcctttactggctgctccttcactgagaaactcttccCATTCTTCCATACTGGTAATAATTATGGTGGTAAAAACTCTGCCCCTCtgatcatctctcctgtcagaGTAAACTAA